The following coding sequences lie in one Aspergillus luchuensis IFO 4308 DNA, chromosome 8, nearly complete sequence genomic window:
- a CDS encoding putative DNA polymerase delta subunit 4 (COG:L;~EggNog:ENOG410PT89;~InterPro:IPR007218;~PFAM:PF04081;~go_process: GO:0000731 - DNA synthesis involved in DNA repair [Evidence IEA];~go_process: GO:0006260 - DNA replication [Evidence IEA]), with the protein MCNKPMMTSSPPHSQPSLAQNVVLDFLSAWTRFIRLLHILYIPSHRKSYSSYTCTMPPTRRRGGNTAATRSNQATLSFGSKSRVTKPSAAPTTRSQKAKDLDLIDASRSNTPSVDDVSEAEQVSVTATEPSQPHVAELAVRQQARAEIEQPRSEEDAKAEKITERQLQQYWKKEEAKRQGPRVHQEGLDLREKILRNFDLSSQYGPCIGIARLKRWRRAHTLGLNPPLEVLAVLLKPDEDTKQRAYIDELMS; encoded by the exons ATGTGCAACAAACCAATGATGACATCGTCTCCCCCACACTCTCAACCAAGCCTGGCCCAGAACGTAGTCCTGGATTTTCTTTCAGCCTGGACTCGGTTCATCAGACTGCTGCATATTCTCTACATACCTTCTCATAGAAAAAGCTATTCGAGTTATACTTGCACAATGCCTCCCACTCGTCGCCGCGGAGGTAATACTGCCGCCACTCGTTCTAACCAGGCGACCCTCTCGTTCGGCTCCAAGTCCAGAGTCACGAAGCCATCAGCAGCGCCCACCACACGCTCTCAGAAAGCCAAGGATCTCGACTTGATTGACGCTTCTCGATCAAATACTCCATCAGTAGACGATGTATCCGAAGCAGAACAGGTTTCTGTTACTGCCACGGAGCCTTCGCAGCCCCATGTGGCAGAGCTTGCCGTGAGGCAGCAGGCTCGGGCGGAGATTGAGCAACCACGGTCAGAAGAGGATGCtaaggcggagaagatcacCGAAAGGCAACTGCAACAGtactggaagaaggaagaggcaaAGAGACAAGGGCCTAGAG TTCACCAGGAGGGCCTCGATCTACGAGAGAAGATACTACGCAACTTCGACCTTTCAAGTCAATACGGG CCTTGCATTGGAATTGCTCGACTCAAGCGATGGAGACGTGCGCATACGCTAGGCCTCAATCCTCCCCTCGAGGTGTTGGCAGTGTTGTTGAAACCAGACGAGGATACTAAACAGAGGGCGTATATTGACGAGCTGATGTCTTGA
- a CDS encoding arrestin C-terminal domain-containing protein (COG:S;~EggNog:ENOG410PF9M;~InterPro:IPR011022;~PFAM:PF02752), protein MAAFVRVSGPPNGHFLIGYPGISATMPRIEGKVEIRPSVGITAPVNVSLVTISLHRRETIHPSADSVTKKHLAPPRKEITDIVGKEMLLFRCPAGREYEEVISMDLPFVLFIPFGRGGPDASRRVPPASLQLPSRTAETFYEIVVMVQQGHSDQRKYTFPVPISRYDTLSTFGMYNRPESAERVSDHLVTLGISLPRWSYGPLDPVSVYVKLSPNLDWIGKARKVTINKITIGIDEEIIYNHEGDEPQRKVRTLTKRTEPIGVKLPPSGFLTNLGLVFPAKDLRDSKGILPRSDMAFPAYAVTGFTTTASLYKIEYYLTVKAHLTSARDIVIRQPIVVCPLDHAGCKEEMDAIEQAAREAVHINPDNPMLPLPSIVRPNDPNALRHLGVAIVGNQKKPLID, encoded by the exons ATGGCCGCCTTCGTGCGAGTGTCGGGGCCGCCGAATGGCCATTTCCTGATCGGCTACCCCGGTATATCTGCAACAATG CCACGTATCGAGGGTAAGGTTGAGATCAGGCCTAGCGTCGGCATTACAGCTCCCGTCAATGTGTCCCTCGTCACCATATCCCTTCATCGCCGTGAGACAATACATCCCTCCGCCGACTCCGTGACCAAGAAGCACCTCGCGCCCCCTAGGAAAGAAATCACGGATATTGTGGGCAAGGAGATGCTCCTCTTCCGTTGCCCAGCGGGTCGAGAGTACGAGGAAGTGATATCCATGGATTTGCCCTTCGTCCTTTTCATTCCATTTGGGCGCGGAGGGCCGGACGCTTCGAGAAGAGTCCCACCCGCCAGTTTACAGCTCCCTAGTCGCACCGCAGAGACATTCTATGAAATAGTGGTCATGGTTCAACAAGGTCATTCGGATCAGCGAAAATACACGTTCCCGGTTCCCATTTCACGCTATGACACACTCTCCACATTTGGAATGTACAACCGACCTGAGTCGGCGGAAAGGGTGTCGGACCATCTGGTCACCTTAGGCATATCTCTGCCTCGGTGGTCTTACGGCCCCCTTGACCCTGTGAGCGTTTACGTCAAACTATCGCCCAATCTCGACTGGATAGGCAAAGCTAGGAAAGTCACGATCAACAAAATAACGATCGGtattgatgaggagattATTTACAACCATGAAGGTGACGAGCCACAACGGAAAGTGAGGACCTTGACGAAAAGAACAGAGCCCATTGGAGTGAAGCTACCCCCGTCGGGCTTTTTGACGAATCTGGGTTTAGTATTTCCAGCCAAAGATCTTCGCGACTCCAAGGGTATTCTTCCCAGAAGCGATATGGCTTTTCCGGCTTATGCTGTGACGGGGTTTACGACAACGGCGAGTCTTTATAAAATCGAATATTATCTCACAGTAAAG GCCCACTTGACTTCCGCCAGAGATATTGTCATTCGACAGCCGATAGTTGTATGTCCTCTTGATCATGCTGGTTGTAAAGAGGAAATGGATGCTATCGAACAGGCTGCCCGCGAGGCGGTTCATATCAATCCGGATAATCCCATGTTGCCGCTTCCCTCTATCGTGCGGCCCAACGATCCCAatgctcttcgtcatctgggTGTTGCTATTGTCGGCAATCAAAAGAAGCCTTTAATAGACTGA